Proteins from one Podospora pseudoanserina strain CBS 124.78 chromosome 1, whole genome shotgun sequence genomic window:
- a CDS encoding hypothetical protein (EggNog:ENOG503PHMZ) codes for MRPTTRINNTRVRRYHEIHEGNSGAGYGHPGLPLQFSTNVGLYVANDLSVFYPPHPVESRAFHRSYSAPDHDSLIGHPHAGFVGHFDDGLIGHSDAGIVGHPHAHGGYYPQFNLHSRSATPHAPSPLGLSGQYGLRPNAIPFDPSSPLVDLSSAPSPSNSAFLTFTGGALCLEDCDDDCPFADPYLPGWLERKGNEKDSSLEFLREDGEGASIMQTGWLERIARKRDACQAAASINWTDTTSSMGSGHTLWEDLRLVGLRGGELSGFGDLSDYVESPSGALSRSTTLAPSDQQSSTSRFFPRGISSDSGSISRSSTPSIRRQHLSSSQHHAIPSGAQSNTCRQNQITESPRPFNRLVQPLDANSSEQVREAFKRAQDAKRTVEPTDSPCSSTNNSQQSAWSVEDMAEDVPPDDSCSVFIFDLPKDVTLSKLLGSIRGYGRVRYSKNCSSGALVVFFEREAAQRLAQEGHLMVGGVQGNIRLAKCRIAQSTLPSEFSRVLVITGLTGGLSVAFLKECFEMKNIRYELDKIAMVSSGDMSALEFHFASHSQAAKVKEMIATDPYFRKKGTNATYGIDPCAEPSVVGSQEE; via the exons ATGCGACCGACAACCAGGATCAACAATACTCGCGTCAGAAGGTATCACGAGATTCACGAGGGCAACTCTGGCGCCGGATATGGCCACCCTGGACTGCCACTACAATTCAGTACGAACGTGGGTCTCTATGTCGCAAATGACCTCAGCGTCTTCTACCCTCCTCACCCGGTCGAGTCCCGGGCTTTCCACCGCAGCTACTCGGCACCGGATCACGACAGTCTCATTGGGCATCCCCACGCTGGTTTCGTTGGTCATTTCGACGATGGTCTCATTGGACATTCCGATGCCGGTATTGTTGGACACCCTCATGCCCATGGAGGTTACTACCCCCAGTTCAATCTCCATAGTCGGTCTGCTACACCTCACGCGCCATCTCCGCTGGGGCTTTCTGGACAATACGGGCTACGCCCTAACGCGATTCCTTTCGACCCGTCGTCGCCACTTGTGGATCTGTCATCGGCGCCATCGCCTTCCAATTCAGCCTTTTTG ACATTCACTGGCGGAGCCTTGTGCCTAGAGGACTGTGACGACGATTGCCCGTTTGCCGACCCTTATCTTCCCGGATGGCTAGAGCGCAAGGGCAATGAGAAAGACTCCTCTCTCGAGTTTTTGCgcgaagatggagaaggtgcCTCAATCATGCAGACGGGATGGTTGGAGAGAATAGCCAGGAAGAGAGATGCatgccaagcagcagcaagcatcAATTGGACGGACACCACTTCTTCCATGGGAAGTGGTCATACGCTCTGGGAAGACCTTCGTCTCGTGGGCCTGAGGGGTGGGGAGCTGTCAGGTTTCGGGGACCTCAGTGATTATGTGGAGAGCCCGAGCGGCGCACTCTCGAGGTCTACGACCCTCGCTCCCTCAGACCAGCAGTCCTCAACATCACGGTTTTTCCCCCGCGGTATTTCCAGCGATAGTGGCTCAATTTCCCGGTCTTCGACACCGAGTATTCGTCGCCAGCATCTGTCATCCTCCCAACATCATGCCATCCCTTCCGGCGCCCAATCTAATACTTGCCGTCAGAACCAGATCACAGAGTCTCCTCGTCCTTTCAACCGATTGGTCCAACCTCTCGATGCTAATTCATCTGAACAAGTTCGCGAGGCATTCAAGCGTGCCCAAGACGCAAAAAGAACAGTGGAACCAACAGACAGTCCCTGCAGTTCAACGAATAACAGTCAGCAAAGCGCTTGGTCTGTCGAAGATATGGCTGAGGATGTTCCACCCGATGACAGCTGCTCTGTCTTCATTTTCGACCTTCCGAAGGATgtcaccctctccaaattACTTGGAAGCATTAGAGGCTATGGTCGTGTTCGCTACTCAAAGAACTGCAGTTCTGGAGCCCTGGTTGTCTTTTTTGAGCGGGAAGCTGCGCAGAGGCTTGCCCAAGAGGGCCACCTCATGGTTGGCGGGGTGCAGGGCAACATTCGATTAGCGAAATGTCGAATTGCACAGAGCACATTGCCGAGCGAGTTTTCAAGGGTTCTCGTTATCACAGGCCTCACGGGTGGTTTGAGTGTTGCGTTCTTGAAGGAGTGCTTCGAGATGAAGAACATCCGGTATGAACTCGACAAGATAGCGATGGTGTCGTCAGGCGATATGTCTGCCCTTGAGTTTCATTTCGCCTCTCACTCGCAGGCTGCGAAGGTGAAGGAAATGATCGCGACCGACCCCTACTTTCGCAAGAAGGGGACAAATGCGACTTATGGGATTGACCCATGCGCCGAGCCATCCGTGGTTGGCTCCCAGGAAGAGTAG
- a CDS encoding hypothetical protein (EggNog:ENOG503P3G5; COG:S; CAZy:CE5) gives MKDLLSRALTLATALFQRQALVWDGTCSTGIHMIVARGSTEPDGYGRIGVVAQNASLLIPNSSIATIVYPATFENYFTSYATGASEFEKLVLQYVDACPDSKVALLGYSQGAHAMMDAVCGNSDDGFFVSPEFQKALGSQVIAMVAFGSPDFNKTHPWSVGTSTGAGLFARKNITACEPYAARIRSWCDEGDIYCDLGSDRSVHGSYFANYTLDAAEFIAERFNSSDTVVDLPTTTAPPTTTPTQSGTETTDGTTTETTTDTTTTSTPASGAGSFNPSWIMILLMAGTLMIWTELL, from the exons ATGAAGGACCTTTTATCACGCGCTCTGACGCTGGCAACTGCGCTCTTCCAGCGACAGGCTCTTGTCTGGGATGGCACATGCTCAACGGGCATACACATGATCGTTGCCCGTGGATCTACTGAACCTGACGGGTATGGCCGGATTGGAGTTGTGGCCCAGAATGCTTCCTTGCTGATACCCAACTCTTCAATTGCCACCATCGTCTATCCAGCAACATTCGAAAATTACTTTACCTCCTATGCAACGGGAGCCTccgagtttgagaagctTGTCCTTCAATATGTGGACGCCTGTCCTGATAGCAAGGTCGCTCTGCTGGGCTATTCGCAGGGAGCTCACGCCATGATGGACGCTGTCTGCGGAAacagtgatgatgggttcTTTGTGTCCCCCGAATTCCAGAAGGCACTTGGCTCGCAAG TTATTGCAATGGTTGCATTTGGCTCCCCTGACTTCAATAAAACTCACCCCTGGAGCGTTGGCACAAGCACCGGTGCGGGCTTGTTCGCTCGTAAAAACATCACCGCTTGTGAGCCATATGCAGCTAGAATTCGCAGCTGGTGTGATGAAGGTGATATTTATTGCGACCTGGGATCAGACCGGTCGGTCCATGGTTCATACTTTGCCAATTACACCCTCGACGCAGCCGAGTTCATTGCAGAGAGGTTCAACAGCTCTGACACCGTCGTTGACCTCCCTACAACTACTGCTCCTCctaccaccacaccaactcAGTCGGGAACCGAGACAACTGATGGGACGACAACTGAGACAACTACAGACACGACAACAACCAGTACCCCAGCCTCCGGCGCTGGATCGTTCAACCCCTCTTGGATAATGATACTGTTGATGGCGGGCACCTTGATGATTTGGACCGAGCTTCTATGA
- a CDS encoding hypothetical protein (EggNog:ENOG503PHMZ), whose protein sequence is MRVSDFYDPNSYRVPLTVGCQISQCPLPLSTDTPKMNPHLYHLSEVSHSMVSSLCVAVWRYEADNWVLRTPSTDLSSFYALHYSTDPSCDSTNPICLPSPYYERNNTHSTGTHGEPSCAATFQPIIVHGHDNESLVRQYHQEPTLHHQHLMPPASHPHLSMGIQPALSPALRPPGMSANYEGNPACEANWSADIDDHLNTSVTGLPSDIDTKGLLGCIRKMGRIWATVINYPDSTRCHTSAAAKITFFDVQSAQRFLASYGDESQAGGWLVKGRMARVRPNRIRVAQKETPRENTRVVVISGPAHFLEYGNLERVFVSHGIEFQMEEVVGHRHKVEGWATVELRFGSYRGQAAQVMMLVKRKLRAFGIGARYGRDPCGE, encoded by the exons ATGAGGGTCTCTGATTTCTACGATCCAAACAGCTACCGTGTGCCTTTGACTGTTGGTTGCCAGATCTCCCAATGTCCACTCCCGCTATCGACCGACACGCCCAAGATGAACCCCCATCTTTATCACCTCTCTGAAGTCAGCCACAGCATGGTCTCCAGTCTTTGCGTGGCGGTCTGGAGATATGAGGCTGATAACTGGGTCTTGAGGACTCCCTCGACAGACTTGTCATCATTCTATGCGCTTCAT TACTCAACCGATCCTAGCTGCGATAGCACCAACCCCATTTGCCTTCCGAGTCCGTATTATGAGCGCAACAACACCCACTCTACAGGTACACACGGAGAACCAAGCTGTGCAGCCACTTTCCAACCCATCATTGTTCATGGTCATGATAACGAATCCCTCGTGAGACAGTACCACCAAGAACCgaccctccatcatcaacatctcaTGCCACCTGCCAGTCATCCCCACCTCTCGATGGGCATTCAACCCGCCCTGTCTCCTGCACTTCGCCCGCCAGGAATGTCGGCGAATTACGAAGGAAATCCCGCCTGCGAGGCGAACTGGTCAGCAGATATAGATGACCACCTGAACACCTCG GTGACCGGGCTGCCATCCGACATCGATACCAAGGGTCTCCTAGGATGCATCCGCAAAATGGGTCGTATCTGGGCCACGGTCATTAACTACCCAGACTCTACTCGATGTCACACTTCTGCCGCAGCGAAAATTACTTTCTTCGATGTTCAATCAGCCCAGCGGTTTCTCGCCTCGTATGGCGATGAGAGTCAAGCTGGGGGCTGGCTGGTCAAGGGGAGAATGGCGCGCGTGAGGCCTAACCGGATCAGAGTGGCACAGAAAGAGACACCGAGAGAGAATACAAGGGTTGTTGTTATCAGCGGGCCGGCGCACTTTTTGGAGTATGGAAACCTGGAGAGAGTTTTTGTGTCTCACGGGATTGAGTTTCAGatggaagaggtggttggcCACCGCCATAAAGTTGAGGGATGGGCCACTGTAGAGCTTCGCTTTGGTTCTTACCGTGGACAGGCAGCTCAAGTTATGATGTTGGTGAAAAGGAAGTTGAGGGCTTTTGGGATAGGCGCGCGGTATGGGAGAGATCCGTGTGGCGAGTGA